One Arachis hypogaea cultivar Tifrunner chromosome 18, arahy.Tifrunner.gnm2.J5K5, whole genome shotgun sequence genomic window, GGTGGACTTTGTGTTTTGAAGTATCTTTTACCAAGGTTCTTGCTTTTCTGTTGCTGGTGATAATTGTCATGAATCATATTTTCAGAAAGCTTAATTTGTTCGGTAGATACATGAATAGCTTTATACCTTCAAATCGCATCAGGCAATAACATTTTTTGGGGCTGCAGCCCTGATAATGCTTGGGTCCACTGTATCTTCTACTGAAATTCAGCTTTTATTTGGAAGATTGAGTCGTAAACAAGGATTGAACTCTTGGCTGCATTTGGTTATAGGAGCTCTAATACCACCAGGCCATGAACTACCTTACCAAAAAGCTTAGACTATATTTGGGTTGAGGGATATGACTAATTTGGTACCTTAACAGTTACTGTGTGTTATTATCTTGTGTAAACTGACCTACAATTCTTATCTGAAGGTTATTTGAAGCTTGGCATAGTAAAATACCTCTACTTGTTGAAGCTGTAAAGTCCTTGCTAGAGGAGCCGAGTTTAGGTGTTCGGAAAGCACTTTCTGAGGTAATCCATTATGAACCATGTTCATGTAATTTACTTCTGAACTAACACAGTTTCTTACCCTTCACTTTCTTTTGGTTTTTCCTGCCTTCCTTCTTTTCTTGTAGTTAATTGTGGTTATGGCTTCACATTGTTACTTGGTTGGTTCATCTGGAGAGTTGTTCATTGAGTATCTTGTGCAGCACTGTGCTTTAACTGACAATAATCACGGTGATCTTGACATCCTGAATAAGAGAGTGGAGGTAAAATTTCTCCCCAATCCTTGCTTCTCAATAAACAAGTGCCACTTGTGTACAATGATAAGACCATGATTGAAACCAAAATTTACTTTCTTAAATGCCATCTTAGCTTGGTGATGATCATGCCAGAAACTTATATTGTTGTGCCATGATTCAATTTATAAAAGGAACTATGCCACAAACATATAATTAGAAAGGGTGATGAGCAAGGCTCAATATATATATAGGACCCACATAAATTACATAACACCCAACCTTTTTCAGATATGTTAATCATTCTGAAGACAAAATAAAGAAACCTAAATTACACTTAGCTTCTCTTTACCAACTTCACATGGATAACGTACCAGAAACATAAAAAAGGGGTGTACTTCCCATGCATCTTTATTAGTTCTTTAGTCTTTACCTTTTTGTTGGTCGGTATTTAATTTGGTAATAAAGAAGAAATTGTATATTGTGATTTAAATAAAATTGCTCATGCACTATATCTTactctatttaaataaaaaagcccATAATTACATGAAAATGATTGAAAGGTATATGACATAGAGAGAGCATAACAGAAGGTATTAAAGAATTCAAGTATGGAGACTTGAAAGTCTTAATAGATTGAAAATAAggtatattaatttataatttattctatttagtgacaataacaaattatattttatatatatatatatattggcagGTGAAGGAGAAAGAACAAGTCCAACTAAACAACTTGAGTTAGGTGATTCAGAATTGATTTGGCCACACTTTTCTtaatcttttgaaaaagaaaatttggcattttttttgtttttgtacaCAAGTGTTGGTGGCCGCCATAGGAGGGGGTCCATGAACGAAAGCTTCTTCAAAATAGAAGCCCAaggttgaaattaaaataattaaaataaaagccaCATCTCGAGCTTTGTATACAGTTATTACCTGAAGAAGGCTTTGAAttctaaatatattttgtttaaattaGTACTAATGATTAGAACCATGTTATATACTAACTAATATTAGAGCTTTTGATTTGAAGTAGTGGTTTATGCTCCTATGCTTTCACTTTTTGTTGCAGGTTTGCTTATACTTTAATTTGTACTGGTGTTTTCATGTGTGTGGTAACATGTCTAGGACATATGGCAGTAGGTAGCATGAATGGTTAGTCTCTCATGTGTATCCTTTTTTATTGCTTGTGTCAAGTGTATACGGTAGAATGGAATagctaacaaattttattattcttgtaattaagttattaaagaaaatattaaagaaaaaagaCTTTTTATTGGTCAACTAAGTGGAACATTTGGCTTGCTGCACTTTCTATTGTAGGAGAGATCAAGCACTCTCAAGCTGCTCATGTCACCAACTTGTGGAGGGACTTCTCCAGTGAGTTGATTGTGGGAAAGATCAAGTGCTTCTAATTTCAACAGATTCCCAAGAAAAGCTGGGATTTCACTTGAGAGATTGTTGTATCTGAGGTCTAAATTGATCTGGAGATTTTGGAGTTTTTCAATTTCTGTTTTAGTATGGAAAATAACAGCTTTTAGTATGGTTGATAGTTCTAGTATAGTTGAATAATACATTGaggattatagttgatgtatcaatacattttgtttatattttgaattatattgacttgtttgtttattatagtacttttcttttagtttgataatacgaagaatttgtttattttttgaaatattataaatattcgaatacaaattagataaaaatttgtattaaatttatatttattttgtatgaaaataagtttattttgtaattagaaaaataaaaaaaattatattttaccttactgacggatttacagacggattttctgtctgtaattagagTGTAAGAtgattttccaaaattcaaattacagacggaaaatccgtctgtaattacagacgaaaaattcgtcggaaaatttgtctgtaattacagacggaaaatccgtcgaaaaatccgtctgtaattacagacgaaaaatccgtcagaAAATTTGTCGCCTTTGGGAAATGGATAGAaaatttacagaggaaaaatctgtcggtaacttgtaaaaatccgtctgtaattttccgacgaaaaaaaatccgtcggtaaataattttcgacggagcttttacagagggacaaaatccgtcggtaattttgtcggtaaccaaaaatccatctgtaataaagactaaatctgtctataaatctgtctgtattaatcaatTTTCTAGTTGTATTATGTGATCTgtgtaataataaattaaaataaagaatattgtttaacaattttttattaattcttaataatttattgttaattatttattgtttactgTTATGTTATGATAGTAACAATAGAATAGAATACTATATAGTTAATTAAATTAGGAAAGAgtgtttaataattttattattattattattgttatcatgAGTAGAGTAACGACGACgtcgttgttgttattattattattattattattattagtagtagtagtagtagtaatcttgttataataattattattgatgctaatcagtggctaagagaaagggGTTGAATCTTTGTCCCTTTTTGCTTAATATTACTTTCTGCCCTTTAAAATAGCTTTAGgagatttttctgttttttgtctcataaccagtcaagagacattttctttttgtttcgtaACCAGCCAAAAGATATTTTTCGATTTTGTCTCCTACGCAACAGAAAcaaaaatggagtagaagagaaagagagaatcacaccaaaaagtatcctggttcagctgctaagtgcaatgtaacctacatccaatctccatcacaacagtgacggaatttcactataatcatctgattacatacactaattctacctaggaactacccattcctatctgggacaagtccagaatctatacccaaaactgaacttgacttggtcacctaccaagctttcaactgctaagtactaacccaacttgcaaggggattcccacagaatcatgatacacaatacagatgtacaaaggacctctaagatatctatggctttttctttaattttgcactctctgcctttttcctctcactggctttttcttatAAACCTCACTCTAtttgcctttttcaccatgagactcaaacagacaaaactaaagaaaagaataCAAAATACAACACATTGaaagagaagaacttctgttagcttaggtagctatgagaactctgtgcttactctccttgcttcaacccttggccgttcacccttattatagaaggggaagcttccaaagTTGAAACGGTTCAACCAAaccactttcttcttcttcaataccaAGGCCGGTtcggacagagagaagagagagagagagagagagagagagagggaaaccGAAAGCAAAACTGACATGCAAGTACCTTTCTCAATCCTTCTCATCAATCTTCTTCAATCTGAGCCCTTGATCTTGTCTTTGGCTCTAAGAAAGAACTCTGACCCTTGATGAACCTctgatccttgacagctccatctgttccatttttgcttcttcctccaTGTAGGTCCAGTAActaccttctgtgatggatgAACAAAAGTGGAAACGAGCTTCACCTcatagatcttcttctctgaccgaaacGGATTGCTACTACTTTAGGCATGGAGATCTTGAAATTTCTTCACCACATCTTGCCTTAAGTGGAAAAAATCTCAGCCATGCCATACCTTGGATTTTCTTTTTGCAAGGGCCATCATCACCTTTGCCTCTTGCTTGTTACTAGCCTCTTTGTGATTTTTACTGATAGcttctactatcttcttctctGATAGAAGTGACAACCTGAAaacaagagagagaagagagagaagagaaaaggaatCTCTGGAAGCAATGAATacaattaatcaaattaaatccCACTTCCATTCCCCTATGCATAGTAACGTGTGATGCAATAAaagcaatcaaatcaattttgatttttctctttcctgTTACCAATGCattcaattaatttaattaaaatttagattCCACCAAATCAAATGGGTAACCGAATCATGCTTCAACAAAGTTGAACCCCTTTGTTTTGTGATTAACGTATGGCATCCTTGGGCCACTTTCTTCAACAATTTGTTTCATCAAAAATGGACCTGAGGTTTTTGGACTTTTCTTTAATTCAAACCTCAGAGACCTGAAAGATCCAAATTGTCACCAAGCAAATTAAATCATACATCAATTTAGGCTTATGTGACTTTGGTCCAACAAAAATCTGCAcaccaacaaaattattaaacagCCAATTTGaataaaaagttaaattaataattttgtaattaatatttttaataatgtttgatcatcataacAATTtgaagttttccaaactcaacaatctcccgtTTGAtggcaaacattattaaaaatgaaTTGAAAGAGGTTAAGGATTAAGAGTACTCCCTTAAAGATTTTGAATCCTCCCCCTTTCCATTTGTCATATAGCTCCCCCTTAATGTGTGCAATTTTTTCAGTGGAAGCAGTACGTGAAACATGCTTAAAACAAACTTAGaacagttaaaaaaaaatttaatgtattcAACATATGGAGTCTTTTAGACAAAAACATGTTGAACAACTTGATTTTTGAGCAGATGGATAAGAATAATCAAAGCTAAATTTGTTATCTTTTAGATAACCCGCTGCTCACAACATAGAACAAAGTATGCCTGAGTATTTTCAGAGTACATTGCAACAAATAACCAAGACTCAACATACTTATATCAACACGTTCAAAACAATTTCCTGCCCAACAAAATTTCTTGCCAAACAAGGTAATAAATCAGGCTCATTGAAGCATTTGCTCATATTCAGTTATAAAAAAAGAAAGCTTCAGAAAAATTGGCAATAAATATCAGAGTAAAAATTGACAAAAGGCATCAGagcacaaaaaaaaatcagaacaGGATAATGCAGAAATTAGATCATCACAAAACCTCCTTTTAACCATATAGCATGAACCAATAATCATCAGTAATAAAAAATCAGAAACTTAGAGGACAAGAATAATCATCAGTTATCAATAGATTTTAGccctgtttcttttctttttaattcctCCCCCCTTTATTATCAAGGAGGGACCTGCAAAACAGATGAAAATAGCATGCCAATAATGcagaatatttaattaaaaaacaaagGAGTTAAAGTAGTTTAGTACAGTTATCCAGCAGTTCATCAAACACTaaatcaaaagaataataaaatagacaGAGTTCAAAGTGATGGGTAGCAAAGAGCACATCAGTCAAGCATCAGAGAGATTTATGTCCGAGTTGAGGTGATCATCTTCTTCATCTGATTGGGCCATGTCTTTTTCTAAGCTCTTGATCAGCTGATTGATCCTGTCATTGTACTTGGTCCAGACTTTTTCGTTTTCATAAGCTTGTTTCCTGGCCTCTTTGTAAGACTTGACCATCAATTTTGACATATGAGAGAACTCATTCAATACGTCCTTGATAGATTCTGAAAGTTTAGAGGATTTAGAAGGAAGAGATTCACTTTCACTGTCAGAGAGCATGGATGCCATTGagctttttccctttttatttttcatggatTCAGAAACTCCACTTCCCTTTATGGTCAAAACCCTGTTCTCTATGGGTTCATTGATCAGatcaatattaaaatattcaaaaatacatGTCAGAAAAATTCTATAAGGTAAATTAGCCTTCTTATCGCTGCGAACACAATCCCACATGTGTCGCGCCATGAGATATGCAAAAGAGATAGATGAAGATGTGAGAATAGAAAATAAAACCAAAGTATCACAGACAGTTATCATGAGCCACTTTGAGGCATGAGAACATGGTTGATAATGCGATGAAGCAGAGTTCTCACAGGTCCAAGAGCCTTGTAGGTCAAGACAGTTCCATCCAGTTCAAAAAAGTTCTCACAAACCCGAGATAGAGCAACCTAAAGGAAAACTCCAACATGGGAGTACCATTTTCCATACATGTATTCCATTGCTCCTTTGTCTTCATACCCTAAGGCTGCACTCACAGTGTCTCTATTCAAGGTAAGATGCACTATTTTGACATAGGAGTGTAATGCTCCATCATGATACATCAAATTCTCATAGAACTCACGACTCACAAACCAGGTTTGGGTAAACCGGTTTGTGAATCTTAAAGAGTGGAGTCCATTTGAGTTTGTCAAAGAGAGCAGTAAACTCAATCCCTTTTTCAGATAGATTCTCCAGATTCACCACATATGAAGCACATAAATGGCGGTTCACTAAAACTTGATAATGGAATTCAAATGCAGCACAAGATAGGAAACGAGCAGGGTCAAAATGAGAATGATTTTTACCAAACTTGTTTTTAAAATCCAGTGAGTTCAGGTTTGGTGGTTCACGAGTGTTGAGAAGAACATAGCTCTTCGAACGCTGGGAGGGTGTAGTTCGGCCAAAAGGATGTGGTGTTGACCGCCGTGGAGGTGACGGTGGAGGTGAAGACTGAGACGCTTCTTTTTCTTCAGGCATTGGCCCCTTATATTTCTTGCGAGATTATGTTTTTGGATTAATCACTTTCTTCCTCATGGAGTCGGTTGAGTGAGATGATGGTGATGAGGACGAAGGAGAGTGTATATGGATATGGGTGTGTGTTTGAGGAGCAGAAGAGGATGGAGGTTTTTTGACAGAGGGGGTTCGGTTACTTCTTCTAGTTGCCAACTTTTTTCTCATGATGAAAAGAATGAAGTAGTGAGAAGAGGAAGAGATGGTCGAAGAGGTTGGAATGTGGAGAGGTTACAACCGCATTGAATGCTGAGTGGAGAGAGGATCATTTAAAATAATGAGCATTTAATGGAGAGGTTATCAATCaaggaaattttttaaaaaattaaataagtaacTGAAAAATCTTTTCCTTGAAATGTGGGAGAGAATAAGAGAAAAGATTTTGATTTGACATGAACTCTCCCTATAAAGATATGATGTGATAACCtcccaaaaaatattattttaatgaaaaaataaaaacggGCTAGAATCATGGAGTGGGTCCAAAAGAGTTTGGTTGGGCTTAAGTTTAATGACGCCATGGTTCAGTCCCCCCTGCTTCATGGCTTGTTTCTCACATACCCAGATTTGTCTCCTTGCTTCCTACGAGACAAAAACAAACAGAATCATTAAAATCACAATTTTTCAACAGAACTCAAATCTAACATTCCCAAACTGTTCCTTAATGAACAGAACCTATCTTCACACAAAGGTTTAGTCAATATGACAGCCCGTTGTTCttcagatttcataaattgaatatcaataattcaatagtacctttttgcacatgttctctaatgaaatgatatctaacttcaatgtgcttagttctggagtgcagaacaggatttttagaaatgtttattgcactcatgttatcacaaaataaaggtatactattgatcttcaATTTATAATCCTctaattgagtttttaaccaaattaattgagaacaACAAGCAGCGGCAGATATGTATTCAACTTCAGCCGTGGAAAGTGCAACAGTGGCTTGTTTCTTggttgaccacatgttgagtgagcttccaaggaagcaacacatttcAGATGTACTTCTTCTATCCACTCGATtacccgcataatctgcatcacaaaatctACTGCACAAAACTCATCAGACTTGGGATACCATAAGCCAAAATCActtgttcccttaatgtatctaataatTCTCTTAACAGCTGAAAGATggaattcttttgggtgagattgaaaccttgaacatacacccacactttgaacaatcttcggtctagaggatgtaagatacatgaGTAAGCCTATCATTCTTCTAAACCGTGtctcatccacatctttgccatttTCATCCTTatcaagtttagtgtttggatgcgTAGGTGTTCctattggtttggaattttcaaggccaaatttcttgactaattcttttgcatatttaccttggtgaataaaaataccactaggagtttgtttaatttgaagaccaagaaaaaagGTTAATTCATCcatcaaactcatttcaaactcactagtcataagttttccaaactcttcacacaaggtttCATTGGTCGaaccaaacacaatatcatccacataaacttgaacaagaagaatatcatcattagatacttttataaataaagttgtatcggtggttcccctttgaaaatgattttccaacaagaaggagTTAAGCCTTTCATActaagctcttggagcttgcctaaggccataaagagcctttgagagtttaaaaacatgatttaaaAATTCTTTACTTTCAAAACCGGGGGTTGAGTCACAAATACTTCTCTATTTATAaatccattaaggaaagcacatttaacatccatttggaaCATCTTAAAACCTTTATGGGC contains:
- the LOC112771212 gene encoding protein SHOOT GRAVITROPISM 6 isoform X2, with translation MAMKDLMLTLSTFLPVVSINNDSKDQSDFSIGLKMYNEVQRCFLTVGLVYPDDLFLFLVNKCRVKEETLTFGGLCVLKYLLPRLFEAWHSKIPLLVEAVKSLLEEPSLGVRKALSELIVVMASHCYLVGSSGELFIEYLVQHCALTDNNHGDLDILNKRVEERSSTLKLLMSPTCGGTSPVS
- the LOC112771212 gene encoding protein SHOOT GRAVITROPISM 6 isoform X4, whose amino-acid sequence is MYNEVQRCFLTVGLVYPDDLFLFLVNKCRVKEETLTFGGLCVLKYLLPRLFEAWHSKIPLLVEAVKSLLEEPSLGVRKALSELIVVMASHCYLVGSSGELFIEYLVQHCALTDNNHGDLDILNKRVEERSSTLKLLMSPTCGGTSPVS
- the LOC112771212 gene encoding protein SHOOT GRAVITROPISM 6 isoform X3; translation: MYNEVQRCFLTVGLVYPDDLFLFLVNKCRVKEETLTFGGLCVLKYLLPRLFEAWHSKIPLLVEAVKSLLEEPSLGVRKALSELIVVMASHCYLVGSSGELFIEYLVQHCALTDNNHGDLDILNKRVEVCLYFNLYWCFHVCGNMSRTYGSR
- the LOC112771212 gene encoding protein SHOOT GRAVITROPISM 6 isoform X1 → MAMKDLMLTLSTFLPVVSINNDSKDQSDFSIGLKMYNEVQRCFLTVGLVYPDDLFLFLVNKCRVKEETLTFGGLCVLKYLLPRLFEAWHSKIPLLVEAVKSLLEEPSLGVRKALSELIVVMASHCYLVGSSGELFIEYLVQHCALTDNNHGDLDILNKRVEVCLYFNLYWCFHVCGNMSRTYGSR